A genome region from Nitrospirota bacterium includes the following:
- a CDS encoding lipocalin family protein, producing the protein MYTLKRILIFVPIFIMTSCMHMKDTAPPLQVVPFVDLSRYTGMWYEIARYPHKFQNGCAGSRATYALRDDGKLSVLNECYEEAEPGKLRSAKGKAWVVDSKTNAKLKVSFFWPFSGAYWIIDLGRDYEYAVIGHPDRQYLWILSRTQVMDESVYEAILNRLKDQHYDTSRLIRTAR; encoded by the coding sequence ATGTATACCCTAAAACGGATATTAATATTTGTCCCTATATTTATTATGACCTCATGTATGCATATGAAAGATACGGCCCCTCCATTACAGGTCGTTCCATTTGTTGATCTCAGCCGCTATACAGGCATGTGGTATGAGATAGCGAGGTATCCTCACAAGTTTCAGAATGGCTGCGCCGGCAGCAGGGCTACATATGCATTAAGAGATGACGGAAAACTCTCTGTATTGAACGAATGCTATGAAGAGGCAGAACCTGGCAAGCTCCGCTCGGCAAAAGGCAAGGCGTGGGTTGTTGACTCAAAGACGAACGCGAAGCTGAAGGTATCTTTCTTCTGGCCTTTTTCGGGTGCTTACTGGATAATAGACCTCGGCAGGGACTATGAATATGCCGTTATCGGGCATCCGGACAGACAATACCTATGGATACTGAGCAGAACGCAGGTTATGGATGAGTCAGTTTACGAAGCAATACTGAACCGCCTCAAGGATCAGCACTATGATACTTCAAGGCTGATAAGGACTGCCAGATAA
- a CDS encoding SRPBCC domain-containing protein — translation MVISESILINAPLKQVWDTFTDLTCWRDWSSVLSNVSFENERLTEGKSFKFCIRPFSFPMNIEPVVEELVTGQRLVWSGTKHGITARHEFIFEEKNGKTLLTSREIFKLNWLKRIFFHVPKKRLHKLSVIMLRDLKHACENNSIPENTSEDGLWKRRSN, via the coding sequence ATGGTTATCAGTGAATCAATACTTATCAATGCTCCGCTTAAGCAGGTTTGGGATACGTTTACAGACCTTACCTGCTGGCGGGACTGGAGCTCTGTTCTCAGCAATGTTTCATTTGAAAATGAGAGGCTGACAGAGGGAAAAAGCTTTAAATTTTGCATTCGCCCATTTTCATTTCCAATGAATATAGAGCCGGTAGTGGAAGAACTGGTGACGGGGCAGAGGCTTGTATGGTCGGGCACAAAGCACGGAATTACGGCGCGTCACGAATTTATCTTTGAAGAGAAGAACGGGAAAACGCTTCTAACAAGCCGGGAAATATTTAAGCTGAACTGGCTCAAAAGAATCTTCTTTCATGTCCCGAAAAAGCGCCTTCACAAACTCTCGGTAATAATGCTGAGGGACCTGAAGCACGCTTGTGAAAACAATTCAATACCTGAAAATACATCTGAGGACGGACTGTGGAAGAGAAGATCAAATTAG